A single region of the Bacteroides luhongzhouii genome encodes:
- a CDS encoding family 6 glucosyltransferase, translated as MKIKILQTNNYKINLYIFANNINQKTNRMRIGILYICTGKYDIFWKDFYLSAERYFLQNQSFILEYYVFTDSPKLYDEDNNKHIHRIKQKNLGWPDNTLKRFHIFLQIKQQLLQETDFLFFCNANLLFKQNIGPEIIPLKTENQLVGTIHPGFYNSPNSEFTYERRYNSKAYIPKGEGIHYYAGGFSGGYTERYLQLCETIKSWVDIDNSKKIVAIWHDESHINKYFLENPPFTLSPAYLYPEGWSIPFKEIIMIRDKSKEEYGGHTLLRKKEPWNNKLLYALKRFFRLSE; from the coding sequence ATGAAAATAAAAATACTTCAAACAAATAATTATAAAATAAATCTTTATATATTTGCCAATAATATAAATCAAAAAACAAATAGAATGAGAATTGGTATATTGTATATTTGTACTGGCAAATATGATATTTTTTGGAAAGACTTTTACCTAAGTGCAGAACGCTACTTCCTACAAAACCAATCTTTCATTCTTGAGTATTATGTATTCACAGATAGTCCTAAACTATACGATGAAGACAATAACAAACATATCCACCGAATAAAACAAAAAAATTTAGGATGGCCTGATAATACATTAAAACGTTTTCACATATTTCTCCAAATAAAACAGCAATTACTACAAGAAACCGACTTTCTGTTTTTTTGTAATGCAAACCTACTTTTCAAACAAAATATTGGACCAGAAATTATTCCCCTCAAAACAGAGAATCAACTTGTAGGAACAATACATCCAGGCTTCTACAATTCACCTAATTCAGAATTTACATACGAACGCCGATACAACTCAAAAGCATATATTCCCAAAGGAGAAGGAATACACTATTATGCTGGCGGTTTTTCCGGAGGATACACAGAGAGATACTTACAACTTTGCGAAACTATAAAGTCATGGGTTGATATAGACAATTCTAAGAAAATTGTGGCAATATGGCATGACGAATCACATATCAACAAATATTTCCTCGAAAACCCGCCATTCACTTTATCCCCTGCTTATTTATATCCGGAAGGATGGTCTATTCCATTCAAAGAAATCATAATGATTAGAGATAAAAGCAAAGAAGAATATGGAGGTCATACCCTTTTACGAAAAAAAGAGCCATGGAACAACAAACTCTTGTACGCTCTCAAAAGATTCTTTCGCCTTTCTGAATAA
- a CDS encoding EamA family transporter → MGYLYVFFTILFTVYGQIILKWRISDLNWSLNTTGGIGQMIVSYMKFLFDPLIFSGFVSAFVASVFWMLAMTKFELTYAYPFMSLSPALVFIVGIFVLGETFTIGKLLGLLIIMIGIIVTVKL, encoded by the coding sequence ATGGGATATTTATATGTTTTTTTTACCATTCTATTTACCGTATACGGTCAGATTATTCTGAAATGGCGAATTTCAGATTTGAATTGGTCTTTAAACACGACTGGAGGAATAGGACAGATGATTGTTTCTTATATGAAATTTTTATTTGATCCATTGATATTCTCGGGATTTGTGAGTGCATTTGTTGCTTCTGTCTTTTGGATGTTAGCGATGACCAAGTTTGAGCTAACTTATGCTTATCCATTTATGTCTCTTTCTCCTGCACTGGTTTTTATTGTTGGGATTTTTGTGCTTGGAGAGACTTTCACAATCGGAAAGCTACTGGGGTTGCTTATAATCATGATTGGTATTATTGTTACTGTGAAATTATAG
- a CDS encoding glycosyltransferase family 2 protein, with product MKISIVSPIYRAENIVEELVRQIVKNVEPLTSDFEIVLVNDASPDRSWMKIREICHKDSRVKGINLSRNFGQHYAITAGLSYASGEWVVVMDCDLQDRPDEIPNLYVKALEGWDSVFAQRVERQDSFFKRMSSKCFYGLFSYLTETRQDSSVANFGIYNRKVVKAILSMQDSVRYFPTMAQWVGYDKCYLPVRHSERLEGTSSYNIRRLFKLAFDNIIAFSDKPLKLVVKFGFFLSFMSLCIACYFLVRYILGDINVIGFASLIVSIWFLSGMIVMLIGIVGIYIGKVFDNTKKRPVFIVKEELNICQSNV from the coding sequence ATGAAAATTAGTATAGTATCTCCAATTTATAGAGCTGAGAATATCGTAGAGGAATTGGTTAGACAAATTGTCAAGAATGTGGAGCCTTTAACATCTGATTTCGAGATTGTGTTGGTAAATGATGCCTCACCTGATCGTTCATGGATGAAGATACGAGAAATTTGCCATAAAGATTCGCGAGTAAAAGGTATAAATCTGAGTCGTAACTTTGGGCAACATTATGCGATAACAGCTGGATTAAGTTATGCATCGGGTGAGTGGGTAGTTGTGATGGACTGTGATTTGCAGGATCGTCCGGATGAGATTCCTAATTTATATGTCAAAGCTTTAGAAGGATGGGATTCTGTTTTTGCACAGAGAGTTGAGCGTCAGGATTCTTTCTTCAAACGTATGTCATCAAAATGCTTTTATGGATTATTTAGTTACTTGACTGAGACGAGGCAGGATAGTAGTGTTGCTAATTTCGGAATTTATAATCGGAAGGTGGTGAAAGCCATTTTATCAATGCAAGATAGTGTTCGTTATTTCCCGACAATGGCTCAGTGGGTAGGATATGATAAATGTTATCTTCCAGTCCGTCATTCTGAACGATTGGAGGGAACTTCTAGCTATAATATAAGAAGATTATTCAAATTAGCGTTTGATAATATTATTGCCTTTTCGGATAAGCCTTTAAAATTAGTTGTGAAATTTGGATTTTTCCTATCATTCATGTCTCTGTGTATAGCTTGCTATTTTCTAGTAAGATATATTTTGGGAGATATAAATGTTATTGGGTTTGCGAGTTTGATCGTTTCTATTTGGTTCTTATCAGGAATGATAGTTATGCTTATAGGAATTGTGGGTATATATATAGGGAAGGTTTTTGATAATACCAAGAAACGACCTGTGTTTATAGTTAAAGAAGAATTGAATATATGTCAATCGAACGTTTAA
- a CDS encoding GNAT family N-acetyltransferase has translation MSIERLNWDSQFLGLEVGRTNRDKLLTVSNNEIDKYDLLYLMENEIIVDDAFLSHRNNLLVDCKLIYSKQNLNLSLSTDYRIKDYNKYEDTCVRREQLYSLAYLSGEHSRYKLDANFAKGKFEEMYRMWVDNSISGEMADHLFYIEEEGKICAFVTLKIIHEEGVIGLIATDKNVQAKGMGKTLMLKCEETLRLKGIDRLNVATQASNNIACLFYEKCEMRVTEMTFIYHSWKC, from the coding sequence ATGTCAATCGAACGTTTAAACTGGGATAGTCAATTTTTAGGATTAGAGGTCGGGCGTACAAACCGCGATAAGCTATTAACTGTCTCTAATAATGAAATTGATAAGTATGATTTGTTATATCTTATGGAGAATGAGATTATTGTGGATGATGCTTTTTTATCACATAGAAATAATCTCTTAGTTGACTGTAAGCTTATATATTCAAAACAAAATTTAAATTTAAGTTTATCTACAGACTATAGAATAAAGGACTACAACAAGTACGAGGATACATGCGTTAGACGTGAACAGTTGTATAGTTTGGCATATCTTAGTGGAGAACATTCTAGATATAAATTGGACGCAAACTTTGCTAAAGGTAAATTTGAGGAAATGTATAGGATGTGGGTTGATAATTCTATTTCCGGAGAAATGGCTGACCATCTATTCTATATAGAGGAAGAAGGGAAAATTTGTGCTTTTGTTACTTTGAAGATAATACATGAAGAAGGTGTTATTGGGTTGATTGCGACGGATAAAAATGTTCAAGCTAAAGGCATGGGTAAAACTTTAATGTTGAAATGTGAGGAGACTTTGAGGCTGAAAGGAATAGATCGACTGAATGTTGCAACACAGGCTAGTAATAATATAGCTTGCCTTTTTTATGAGAAATGTGAAATGCGTGTGACAGAGATGACTTTTATTTATCATAGTTGGAAATGCTAA
- the rffA gene encoding dTDP-4-amino-4,6-dideoxygalactose transaminase encodes MNEVPFNKPYLTGKEAHYMYQAVYGGKLSGNGIFTKKCQEYFEKQYGFKKSLLTTSCTDALEMCAILADIQPGDEVIVPSYTFVSTALAFVRQGAKIVFADSCPDNPNIDATRIEELITPKTKAIVPVHYAGVACDMDLIMDLARKYNLLVIEDAAQAIDSYYKGKPLGSIGHLAAFSFHETKNIISGEGGMLAINDERFIRRAEIIWEKGTNRAEFFRGAVNKYGWVDIGSSFLPSEVIAAFLWAQLENLENIQLRRKELWNRYNDALSAAALPNITLPNIPDYATNNAHMYYLVCQSLEQRTELIKKLKENGVLAVFHYLSLHTSEYYHDKHDGRVLTNTDHFADCLVRLPMFYELTDAEVDEIVRIIGS; translated from the coding sequence ATGAATGAAGTACCTTTTAATAAACCATACTTAACAGGAAAAGAGGCACATTATATGTACCAGGCAGTGTATGGTGGCAAACTTTCGGGTAATGGGATATTTACCAAGAAATGCCAGGAGTATTTTGAGAAACAGTATGGTTTTAAGAAGTCTCTATTGACGACTTCTTGTACTGATGCTCTGGAAATGTGTGCTATACTGGCTGATATCCAGCCGGGTGATGAGGTGATTGTTCCTTCATATACCTTTGTTTCAACAGCATTGGCTTTTGTTCGTCAAGGAGCAAAGATTGTATTTGCTGACAGTTGTCCTGATAATCCGAATATTGACGCTACACGTATTGAGGAACTGATTACTCCTAAAACAAAGGCGATCGTTCCAGTTCATTATGCAGGAGTGGCTTGTGATATGGATCTTATTATGGATTTGGCACGAAAATACAATCTTTTAGTGATTGAGGACGCTGCTCAGGCGATTGATTCTTATTATAAAGGAAAGCCTTTGGGAAGTATCGGGCATTTGGCAGCTTTCTCATTTCACGAAACTAAAAATATAATTTCTGGGGAAGGCGGAATGTTGGCTATCAATGATGAACGATTTATTCGTCGTGCAGAAATTATTTGGGAGAAAGGTACTAACCGTGCCGAATTCTTCCGTGGGGCGGTAAATAAATACGGTTGGGTTGATATAGGGAGTTCTTTTTTGCCTTCGGAAGTTATTGCTGCGTTTCTGTGGGCGCAGTTAGAAAATTTGGAGAATATCCAATTGCGTAGGAAAGAACTATGGAACCGGTATAATGATGCATTATCAGCAGCAGCTTTGCCAAATATTACTCTGCCAAATATTCCTGATTATGCAACCAACAATGCTCATATGTATTATTTGGTTTGTCAATCGTTGGAACAGCGTACTGAATTAATCAAAAAGCTGAAAGAGAATGGAGTGTTGGCTGTATTTCACTATTTGTCATTGCACACTAGTGAATATTATCATGATAAACATGACGGAAGGGTATTGACTAATACAGATCATTTTGCAGACTGTTTAGTACGTTTGCCTATGTTCTATGAGTTGACAGATGCAGAAGTAGATGAGATAGTTCGCATTATTGGTAGCTAA
- a CDS encoding ArnT family glycosyltransferase produces MKKKLGLLFLTAFVVRVIFCLSYNINELYPDAAGYHMYAVNLINNGYFSPLESPTEDVFFREPATVYILKVAYQVASFFGVDVLPISDYSIEKYAVLEYHPEFYWGRLAFAFIDSISICFFFLTLLYFTTEKRATIVTVIYLLFLPCFFYLQTLLRDSFQVSLLLILNYFFVRYLFKGSRISLFLVGLLLGIAILTLKALAVMGLGIVIYIFIIHRRSLKRFFVDAALVTIVSCLTITPWMMKVYRSYPDIRIVKALGTSFTFDMGEFCTAMRVYRFSGQIPVNDAEQILVKTWAMDSKKQFALSLDGTFKHQADSVYALMGDKQEYYKQKFHLYSYRRAVENSFYPTGWGLLYNFMFKLNESVISIFLLMGALGFLGFILFFRKYWKGLMVYSSLLVTMLFLPSFGDEGRRLLVFYSVWIPFSLLLISKIYLYVKGRWCFELRGK; encoded by the coding sequence ATGAAGAAGAAACTAGGTTTATTATTCTTGACGGCATTTGTTGTTAGAGTCATCTTTTGTTTATCTTATAACATTAATGAATTATATCCAGATGCTGCAGGGTATCATATGTATGCAGTGAACCTAATCAATAATGGTTATTTTTCACCTTTGGAATCTCCCACGGAGGATGTGTTTTTTAGGGAACCTGCAACTGTTTATATCTTGAAAGTTGCGTATCAAGTTGCTTCCTTTTTTGGTGTGGATGTACTCCCAATTTCTGATTATTCTATTGAAAAATATGCAGTATTGGAATATCATCCAGAATTTTATTGGGGAAGGTTGGCTTTTGCTTTTATAGACTCTATTTCTATTTGTTTCTTCTTCTTGACTTTATTATATTTTACTACGGAGAAAAGGGCGACAATTGTTACGGTCATATATTTGCTATTCCTTCCCTGTTTTTTCTATTTACAAACCTTGTTAAGGGATTCTTTTCAAGTGAGTTTACTGTTGATTCTTAATTACTTTTTTGTTCGATATTTGTTTAAGGGGAGTCGAATATCTTTGTTCTTAGTCGGATTATTACTTGGGATCGCAATTCTGACATTGAAAGCATTGGCGGTTATGGGATTGGGAATTGTTATATATATATTTATTATTCATAGACGCTCTTTAAAAAGGTTCTTTGTAGATGCTGCTTTGGTAACTATTGTTTCTTGCTTAACGATAACTCCTTGGATGATGAAAGTTTATAGGTCATATCCTGATATTAGAATTGTTAAGGCACTTGGTACTTCTTTTACGTTTGATATGGGTGAGTTTTGTACGGCAATGAGAGTATATCGTTTTTCTGGTCAAATACCGGTTAATGATGCTGAGCAAATTTTGGTGAAGACTTGGGCAATGGATAGCAAAAAGCAATTTGCACTCTCATTGGATGGGACATTTAAGCATCAAGCGGATTCGGTTTATGCACTTATGGGTGATAAACAGGAGTACTATAAGCAGAAGTTTCATTTATATTCTTATCGTAGAGCTGTAGAAAATTCTTTTTATCCAACTGGTTGGGGATTGCTGTATAATTTTATGTTTAAGTTAAATGAATCTGTGATATCGATATTTCTTTTAATGGGTGCATTGGGTTTCTTAGGCTTTATCTTATTCTTCAGGAAATATTGGAAAGGGTTGATGGTTTACTCTTCTTTACTAGTCACAATGCTTTTTTTGCCATCATTTGGAGATGAAGGTAGAAGGCTACTGGTATTTTATTCTGTCTGGATTCCTTTTTCTTTGTTGCTAATTAGTAAGATATATCTTTATGTGAAAGGTAGATGGTGCTTTGAGTTGAGGGGGAAATAA
- a CDS encoding ATP-binding protein, giving the protein MSGKIYPIGIQNFEKIRKGGYFYIDKTALIYQLVKTGSYYFLSRPRRFGKSLLISTLEAYFQGKRELFEGLAMEKLEKDWITYPVLHLDLNTEKYDTPESLENKLNGALVEWEKMYGAEPSERSLAMRFEGIIKRACRQEGQRVAILVDEYDKPMLQAIGNDALQKSFRNTLKAFYGALKSQDGCIKFAMLTGVTKFGKISVFSDLNNLDDISMWNKYVDICGVSEQELYDNLDVELHEFANIQGVTYEEICARLKEMYDGYHFTHNSKGMYNPFSLLHAFNRNEFGSYWFETGTPTYLVELLKKYHYDLHRMAHEETDTQVLNSIDSESTNPIPVIYQSGYLTIKGYDEEFGIYRLGFPNREVEEGFIRFLLPYYANVDKVESPFEIQKFVREVRAGDYESFFRRLQSFFSDIPYELARELELHYQNVLYIVCKLVGFYVKAEYHTSEGRVDMVLQTDKFIYIMEFKLNGTAEEALQQINDKHYARPFETDSRKLFKIGVNFSAQTRNIEKWLVEN; this is encoded by the coding sequence ATGAGTGGCAAGATTTACCCTATCGGTATACAGAACTTTGAAAAAATTCGTAAAGGTGGCTATTTTTATATTGATAAAACAGCATTGATTTATCAATTGGTGAAAACCGGAAGTTACTATTTTCTGAGTCGTCCGCGCCGTTTTGGCAAAAGTCTGCTCATTTCTACGCTTGAAGCCTACTTTCAAGGAAAGCGGGAGCTCTTTGAAGGGTTGGCTATGGAGAAGCTGGAAAAAGATTGGATAACGTATCCTGTATTACATCTTGATCTTAATACGGAAAAATATGATACTCCGGAAAGTTTGGAGAACAAACTCAACGGGGCATTGGTGGAATGGGAGAAGATGTATGGCGCAGAGCCCTCGGAGAGATCCTTAGCGATGCGTTTTGAGGGGATTATTAAACGTGCCTGTCGACAGGAAGGACAGCGTGTGGCTATTCTTGTGGATGAGTATGATAAGCCGATGTTGCAGGCCATTGGTAATGATGCCTTGCAAAAGAGTTTTCGCAATACATTGAAAGCTTTCTATGGCGCATTGAAAAGTCAGGATGGCTGTATTAAGTTTGCTATGTTGACGGGAGTTACCAAGTTCGGTAAAATTAGTGTGTTCAGTGACCTGAATAATCTGGATGACATTTCAATGTGGAATAAGTATGTAGATATTTGTGGCGTCAGTGAACAGGAACTATACGATAATCTGGATGTTGAGCTTCATGAGTTTGCCAACATACAAGGGGTGACGTATGAGGAGATATGTGCCCGGTTGAAAGAGATGTATGATGGTTATCATTTTACGCATAATTCTAAGGGAATGTACAATCCTTTCAGTCTGCTTCATGCTTTTAATCGGAATGAGTTTGGGAGTTATTGGTTTGAAACGGGTACTCCTACTTATTTGGTGGAGTTGCTGAAGAAATACCATTACGACCTTCATCGGATGGCTCATGAAGAAACCGATACCCAAGTGCTGAACAGCATTGACTCTGAATCTACCAATCCTATTCCGGTAATCTATCAGAGCGGGTACCTTACCATTAAAGGGTATGATGAAGAATTTGGAATTTACCGTTTAGGTTTTCCTAATCGTGAAGTGGAGGAAGGATTTATCCGTTTTCTGCTTCCTTATTATGCGAACGTGGATAAAGTGGAATCTCCCTTTGAAATTCAGAAATTCGTTCGTGAGGTACGTGCCGGTGATTACGAATCTTTTTTCCGTCGCCTGCAAAGTTTCTTTTCCGATATTCCATACGAGCTTGCTCGCGAATTGGAGTTACATTATCAGAATGTACTTTATATTGTATGTAAACTGGTAGGTTTTTATGTAAAAGCGGAATATCATACGAGTGAAGGCCGTGTGGATATGGTATTGCAGACTGACAAGTTCATTTACATTATGGAATTTAAACTGAATGGTACAGCGGAAGAAGCTCTGCAACAGATAAATGACAAACACTATGCCCGACCATTTGAAACGGATTCACGAAAACTTTTTAAGATTGGTGTGAATTTCAGTGCTCAAACAAGAAATATAGAGAAGTGGTTGGTCGAAAATTGA
- a CDS encoding HU family DNA-binding protein encodes MAIQFEFYKNPQPEKEGEEPSYHPRVVNFQHVTTQKLAREIHMATTFGKAEVEAMLMELSRCMGNHLCEGERVHLDGIGYFQVTLQATEPVHSLTTRADKVKLKSINFQADRDLKGLCMSTHLRRSKYKPHSASLSEEEIDKKLTGYFATHPVLTRSNMQSLCCFTQSMASRQIRRLKAQGYLQNIGKPTQPIYIPTPGHYEK; translated from the coding sequence ATGGCAATACAGTTCGAGTTTTATAAGAATCCCCAACCGGAAAAAGAAGGGGAAGAACCTAGTTACCACCCACGGGTGGTTAATTTTCAACATGTGACCACTCAAAAGCTGGCAAGAGAAATCCACATGGCAACCACTTTCGGGAAAGCAGAAGTAGAAGCCATGTTAATGGAATTGAGCAGATGCATGGGCAACCATCTGTGCGAGGGAGAACGAGTACACCTGGACGGAATCGGTTATTTTCAGGTTACACTACAGGCCACCGAACCCGTGCACTCACTTACCACCCGTGCAGACAAAGTAAAACTTAAGTCCATTAACTTCCAAGCTGATAGAGATTTAAAAGGTTTGTGCATGAGCACTCATCTACGACGTTCAAAATACAAGCCACATTCCGCTTCTCTTTCTGAAGAAGAGATCGACAAGAAACTCACTGGATATTTTGCAACTCACCCCGTATTGACCCGTTCCAATATGCAGTCGCTCTGCTGTTTCACTCAAAGTATGGCCAGTAGGCAAATCCGTCGCCTTAAAGCACAAGGCTACTTACAGAATATAGGTAAGCCCACACAGCCTATTTATATACCAACACCGGGACATTATGAGAAATGA
- a CDS encoding BT4734/BF3469 family protein: MRITLVRDDGKVNTMRTLRIEQLVEQMKVETKMQPVSKMREVLPFMLPGDKNDYVQKVPKLIPAAAFFRKGGITAMSEYNGIVMIQVNNLSGHMEADEVKERVKELPQTYLAFTGSSGKSVKVWVRFTYPNDLLPTTSEEAELFHAHAYRLAVKFYQPQLPYDIELKVPSLEQYCRLTFDPDLYFNPEAMPIYMKQPAAMPGEVTYRERVQTETSPLQRLAPGYEKCNALSVLFEAAFARALDEEADYHPEGDKQSLLINLAGHCFRAGIPEEDTVRWSRAHYRLPKDDTLVRETVRNVYRSSEGFASKSSLLPEQLFVMQMDEFMKRRYDFRFNQLTSQVECRERNSFNFYFRPVDKRLMASIAMNAHYEGLKLWDKDVVRYLNSDHVPVYQPIEDFLYDLPHWDGKDHIGDLAKRVPCDHPHWGQLFRRWFLSMIAHWRGMGKNHANSTSPILIGPQAYRKSTFCRLILPPCLQAYYTDSIDFSRKRDAELYLNRFLLINMDEFDQIGINQQSFLKHILQKPVVNTRRPNASAVEELRRYASFIGTSNHKDLLTDTSGSRRFIGVEVTGVIDVVRPIDYEQLYAQAMALLRSNERYWFDEKEEAIMTEANREFEQSPVIEQLFQVYYRAAEEEEEGEWLLAADILQRIQKASKMKFSSGQVNYFGRILQRLGVKSFRKTRGVYYHVVPVG, encoded by the coding sequence ATGAGAATAACACTGGTAAGAGACGATGGCAAGGTGAACACTATGCGTACGTTAAGAATCGAACAGCTCGTAGAGCAAATGAAAGTGGAAACCAAAATGCAGCCCGTCTCAAAAATGAGAGAAGTCCTGCCTTTTATGCTTCCGGGTGATAAAAATGATTATGTACAGAAAGTACCGAAGTTAATACCCGCCGCAGCCTTTTTTCGCAAAGGCGGCATAACGGCGATGAGTGAATATAACGGAATTGTGATGATTCAGGTCAACAACTTGTCCGGACACATGGAGGCGGATGAAGTGAAAGAGCGGGTAAAGGAGCTTCCGCAGACTTACTTAGCTTTCACCGGATCTTCCGGAAAGTCTGTGAAAGTATGGGTACGTTTTACTTATCCCAATGATCTTCTGCCGACAACTAGTGAGGAAGCGGAGCTTTTTCATGCGCATGCCTATCGGTTGGCAGTGAAGTTTTATCAGCCACAACTTCCTTATGATATTGAACTGAAAGTACCTTCATTGGAGCAATATTGTCGTTTAACTTTTGACCCGGACCTGTATTTTAATCCCGAAGCAATGCCTATTTATATGAAGCAGCCTGCGGCTATGCCGGGTGAGGTGACTTATCGCGAACGGGTACAAACGGAAACGTCACCATTGCAACGGCTTGCGCCGGGATATGAAAAATGCAATGCGCTTTCTGTCCTTTTCGAAGCTGCTTTTGCACGTGCGCTGGATGAAGAGGCTGATTATCATCCGGAAGGAGACAAACAATCGCTGTTGATTAATCTTGCTGGACATTGTTTTCGTGCCGGTATTCCTGAGGAAGATACAGTACGGTGGTCTCGTGCCCATTATCGCTTGCCGAAGGATGATACATTGGTTCGGGAGACTGTGCGGAATGTATACCGGTCTTCAGAGGGATTTGCGAGTAAGAGCAGTCTGTTGCCGGAACAATTATTTGTCATGCAGATGGATGAGTTTATGAAACGACGTTATGATTTCCGTTTCAACCAACTGACATCACAAGTGGAATGTCGTGAACGAAATAGCTTTAATTTTTATTTTCGTCCGGTGGATAAGCGGTTGATGGCAAGTATTGCAATGAATGCACATTATGAAGGGCTTAAACTTTGGGATAAAGATGTGGTACGTTATCTGAATTCGGATCATGTGCCGGTTTATCAGCCTATTGAGGACTTTCTTTATGACCTTCCCCATTGGGATGGTAAAGATCACATCGGCGATCTTGCCAAGCGAGTTCCTTGTGATCATCCTCATTGGGGGCAATTGTTTCGGCGCTGGTTTCTCAGTATGATAGCACATTGGCGTGGAATGGGAAAGAATCATGCAAACAGTACTTCTCCTATATTAATCGGTCCACAGGCTTATCGTAAGTCTACATTTTGCCGGTTAATTTTGCCTCCATGCTTGCAGGCTTATTATACGGATAGTATTGATTTTAGCAGGAAGCGGGATGCCGAGCTATATTTGAATCGTTTTTTACTGATTAATATGGATGAGTTCGATCAGATTGGCATTAATCAGCAGTCTTTCCTCAAGCATATTCTACAGAAGCCTGTTGTCAACACACGGCGACCGAATGCTTCGGCAGTGGAGGAACTCCGTCGGTATGCTTCTTTTATAGGAACGAGTAATCATAAAGATTTGCTGACGGATACTTCCGGCAGTCGTCGTTTTATCGGTGTGGAGGTGACTGGAGTGATTGACGTGGTCCGTCCTATTGACTATGAGCAATTGTATGCGCAGGCAATGGCACTGCTGCGCAGTAATGAGCGCTACTGGTTTGATGAGAAAGAAGAGGCTATAATGACGGAAGCTAACCGGGAATTTGAACAGTCGCCAGTAATTGAACAATTGTTTCAGGTGTATTATCGGGCGGCAGAGGAGGAAGAAGAAGGAGAATGGCTGCTTGCTGCGGATATATTGCAGCGGATACAAAAGGCAAGTAAAATGAAGTTTTCTTCCGGACAAGTTAATTATTTCGGGCGTATCTTGCAGAGATTGGGTGTAAAGTCGTTCAGGAAAACACGCGGGGTTTATTATCATGTGGTGCCTGTTGGGTAA
- a CDS encoding AAA family ATPase, which translates to MIRNPFITSGYVSADYFCDRQQESEQLVREVMNGNNLALVSTRRMGKTGLIRHCFQFPEIKHGYYTFFIDIYDSRSLRDLVFALSKEILEVLKPVGKKALHGFWECVKSLQASISFDVNGMPSLNLGLGDIQAPATTLDEIFRYLEQADKPCLIAIDEFQQITGYAEKNVEATLRTYVQHCNNARFIFAGSQRHVMGNMFLTPSRPFYQSVSMMHLESIPLEEYVRFACMHFKRAGKEMEESAVTTVYQQFEGVTWYIQKVLNTLYDMTPEHGVCKVEMVSEAIRQIIDSFRYTYSEILFRLPEKQKELLIAITKEGKAKAITSGAFIKKYRLASASSVQSALKGLLEKDFVTQEKGVYQIYDRFLGIWLKENY; encoded by the coding sequence ATGATAAGAAATCCTTTTATAACAAGTGGATATGTGTCTGCTGATTATTTTTGTGACCGTCAGCAAGAAAGCGAACAGTTGGTACGCGAAGTGATGAATGGGAATAACCTGGCTCTTGTCTCTACCCGACGAATGGGAAAGACGGGCCTGATCCGTCATTGCTTTCAGTTTCCTGAAATTAAGCATGGCTATTACACCTTCTTTATTGATATATATGACAGCCGGTCATTGCGCGATTTGGTATTTGCGCTTAGCAAAGAGATTTTGGAAGTACTGAAACCTGTGGGGAAGAAAGCTTTGCATGGTTTTTGGGAATGTGTGAAATCTTTGCAAGCCAGTATCTCTTTTGATGTGAATGGTATGCCTTCTTTGAATTTGGGATTAGGAGATATACAAGCTCCGGCTACTACGCTCGATGAAATCTTCCGGTATTTAGAGCAAGCGGATAAGCCTTGTTTGATTGCCATTGATGAATTTCAGCAGATTACCGGGTATGCAGAGAAAAATGTAGAGGCTACTCTCCGGACTTATGTGCAGCATTGTAATAATGCGCGTTTCATTTTTGCCGGGAGCCAGCGACATGTGATGGGGAATATGTTTCTGACGCCTTCCAGACCTTTTTATCAAAGTGTGTCAATGATGCATTTGGAAAGTATTCCTTTAGAAGAATACGTTCGTTTTGCATGTATGCATTTCAAACGTGCAGGCAAAGAAATGGAAGAAAGTGCTGTTACCACAGTTTATCAACAGTTTGAAGGAGTCACATGGTATATACAAAAAGTATTGAATACACTTTATGATATGACCCCGGAGCACGGAGTCTGTAAAGTGGAAATGGTGTCAGAGGCCATTCGGCAGATTATTGATTCATTCAGATATACTTATTCGGAAATCCTTTTTCGTTTGCCGGAAAAGCAAAAGGAGTTACTGATTGCTATCACTAAAGAGGGAAAAGCGAAAGCTATCACTTCCGGTGCTTTCATAAAGAAATACAGACTGGCTTCAGCCAGTTCTGTGCAGTCAGCATTGAAAGGATTATTAGAAAAGGATTTTGTGACCCAAGAAAAGGGAGTGTATCAAATATATGATCGTTTCTTGGGTATTTGGTTGAAAGAGAATTATTGA